In Topomyia yanbarensis strain Yona2022 chromosome 2, ASM3024719v1, whole genome shotgun sequence, one DNA window encodes the following:
- the LOC131682406 gene encoding uncharacterized protein LOC131682406 gives MTHRVHPHVPKQKKFTPTSLAAVDPLPVVTVDETQTKFVGIFTGLTVEVCDPEAIAKLSLGGCFGQGTISRSFPASVRNCGLAEVPLQLARQRQIDRRHEWKRKYGPSAADNGKTYVRVMDEHVEMQLNDGILQARELKDDLVEVTRDPYPMRENLSLLFEETMFLVEKLKCLEVRTLDGIPLPQDQLLKKIVTLKKDFITSYVSYVYFKSKNWIIRSGLKFGGDFLLYQKGPQFFHASFIVLLIPYQNGQKLPGCAHCLDNHDFQCFNRIAETTGKELLVLEVHYPVDLNPMDYVNCATRLNEFKVCEIFPKHHNYAAVRGSHQQSSSNRK, from the exons ATGACTCACCGCGTACACCCACACGTTCCGAAGCAGAAAAAGTTTACCCCAACGTCCCTAGCCGCGGTTGACCCGCTGCCGGTAGTAACAGTTGATGAGACACAAACGAAATTCGTTGGAATCTTTACCGGACTAACGGTGGAAGTGTGCGATCCGGAAGCGATCGCGAAACTTTCCCTTGGTGGATGCTTCGGACAGGGAACGATATCCCGTTCGTTTCCCGCATCGGTACGGAATTGCGGGCTGGCCGAGGTTCCCCTGCAACTGGCACGGCAAAGGCAGATTGATAGGCGACACGAATGGAAACGAAAATATGGGCCGAGTGCTGCGGACAACGGGAAGACATACGTTCGAGTGATGGACGAACATGTAGAAATGCAATTGAATGATGGAATTTTGCAAGCTCGAGAGCTGAAAGATGATTTAGTTGAAGTCACACGTGATCCGTATCCGATGCGTGAAAATCTTAGTTTGCTTTTTGAGGAAACAATgtttttggttgaaaaattgaaatgccTTGAAGTGCGAACTTTGGACGGAATACCCCTACCACAAGATCAGTTATTAAAGAAAATAGTAACACTGAAAAAGGATTTTATTACATCGTATGTATCGTACGTATATTTCAAATCAAAGAACTGGATAATCAGAAGCGGCCTTAAATTTGGTGGCGATTTCC TTTTGTATCAAAAAGGCCCACAATTTTTTCATGCATCATTCATTGTGCTTCTAATTCCCTACCAAAACGGGCAAAAGCTTCCTGGTTGTGCCCATTGCTTAGATAATCACGATTTTCAGTGTTTCAATCGTATCGCAGAAACTACGGGTAAAGAGCTGTTGGTTCTGGAAGTTCACTACCCGGTCGATCTAAATCCAATGGATTACGTGAACTGCGCTACTCGACTAAATGAGTTCAAAGTCTGTGAAATATTTCCCAAGCACCACAATTATGCGGCCGTTCGGGGAAGTCACCAGCAAAGCTCTTCAAATCGTAAGTAG
- the LOC131682407 gene encoding COX assembly mitochondrial protein homolog produces the protein MTHAFSDRNHQIGTIEGHQNGPHGLGDPDDKRLRKVEVEVLIPKIMRERAKVEKCKDVVAEFETCCKDAGLLMVVKCQEQNAALKACSLRWYNDEQFKSECRDIYLEERSEFRRTGVPKKYRNLDPVQ, from the exons ATGACTCACGCATTTAGTGATAGGAACCATCAGATCGGCACAATTGAGGGCCACCAGAATGGCCCTCATGGATTGG GAGATCCCGACGACAAACGCCTGCGAAAGGTCGAGGTTGAGGTTCTTATTCCAAAAATTATGCGTGAACGAGCCAAAGTGGAAAAATGTAAAGATGTAGTCGCCGAATTCGAAACCTGCTGCAAAGATGCTGGCCTTCTAATGGTAGTTAAATGCCAGGAGCAAAACGCTGCTCTAAAAGCTTGCTCCCTGAGATGGTACAATGACGAGCAGTTCAAGTCGGAATGTCGTGATATTTACCTCGAAGAACGTAGCGAGTTTAGGCGAACCGGTGTGCCTAAGAAATATCGGAATTTGGACCCTGTCCAATAG